A genomic segment from Pseudosulfitobacter sp. DSM 107133 encodes:
- the pyrC gene encoding dihydroorotase: protein MTDTLAIRRPDDWHLHLRDGAMMRAVLPQTAAHFARAIIMPNLVPPVVTGAQAQAYRDRIMAALPAGMDFTPLMTLYLTEDTDAADVAAAHASGLVKAVKLYPAGATTNSASGVANFDNVRPVLEKMAEIGLPLCVHGEVTDADIDIFDREAVFIDRVLDPIRRATPGLRVVMEHITTSDAVDYASAQDDTLGATITTHHLVINRNHILAGGIKPHYYCLPVAKRETHRLALRRAATSGNARFFLGTDSAPHTDANKLLPCGCAGCFTAPNTMSILAQVFEQDSALDKLEAFTSLNGPAFYGLPANDTMMTLTKTAPTYPTHIDTDDGPVTVFDPAMPLDWSVT, encoded by the coding sequence ATGACAGATACCCTTGCGATCCGCCGCCCCGATGACTGGCACCTGCACCTGCGCGATGGCGCCATGATGCGGGCCGTCCTGCCCCAAACCGCCGCCCATTTCGCCCGTGCGATCATCATGCCCAATCTGGTGCCGCCCGTGGTCACCGGCGCACAGGCGCAGGCCTATCGCGACCGGATCATGGCCGCCCTGCCCGCGGGCATGGATTTCACCCCGCTGATGACCCTGTACCTGACCGAGGACACGGATGCCGCCGACGTGGCTGCCGCCCATGCCTCGGGTCTGGTCAAGGCGGTCAAGCTGTACCCCGCAGGTGCCACGACCAATTCCGCCTCGGGCGTGGCCAACTTCGACAATGTGCGCCCGGTGCTGGAGAAAATGGCCGAGATCGGCCTGCCGCTGTGCGTACACGGCGAGGTCACCGATGCGGACATCGACATTTTCGACCGCGAGGCGGTGTTCATCGACCGCGTCCTCGACCCGATCCGGCGCGCGACGCCCGGCCTGCGGGTGGTGATGGAACATATCACCACGTCCGACGCAGTCGATTATGCCAGCGCACAGGACGACACCTTGGGCGCCACGATCACCACGCACCACCTGGTGATCAACCGCAACCACATCCTGGCCGGTGGCATCAAACCGCATTATTACTGCCTGCCCGTCGCCAAACGCGAAACGCACCGTCTGGCCCTGCGCCGTGCGGCCACTTCGGGCAACGCGCGCTTTTTCCTTGGCACCGACAGCGCGCCGCACACCGACGCCAATAAACTGCTGCCCTGCGGCTGTGCCGGCTGCTTTACCGCGCCCAACACCATGTCGATCCTGGCGCAGGTCTTTGAACAAGACAGCGCGCTGGACAAGCTCGAAGCCTTCACCTCGCTCAACGGCCCCGCCTTCTACGGCCTGCCCGCAAACGACACGATGATGACCCTGACCAAAACCGCACCGACCTACCCCACACACATCGACACCGACGACGGCCCCGTCACCGTGTTCGACCCCGCGATGCCGCTGGACTGGTCCGTGACCTGA
- a CDS encoding orotate phosphoribosyltransferase, protein MIPTSYPDAAEMARLTARMLLEIEAVHLNAKDPFTLASGLPSPTYIDCRKLISYPRIRSTLMDFLTVTVMRNAGFEAFDNVAGGETAGIPFGALVAERMALPMTYVRKKPKGYGRNARIEGVMTEGQRVLLVEDLTTDGGSKLSFVDAIRETGATCGHTAVIFYYGIFPETEKTLGDHGVALHHLCTWWDVLAEAKAQGTFDDATLEGVEAFLNDPRGWQEAHKKA, encoded by the coding sequence ATGATCCCCACCAGCTATCCCGACGCCGCCGAAATGGCCCGCCTGACCGCCCGCATGTTGCTTGAAATCGAAGCCGTGCACCTGAATGCCAAAGACCCGTTCACGCTGGCCTCGGGGCTGCCCAGCCCGACCTATATCGACTGTCGCAAGCTGATCTCCTATCCGCGCATCCGATCGACCCTGATGGATTTCCTGACCGTCACCGTCATGCGCAACGCGGGCTTCGAGGCCTTCGACAACGTCGCAGGCGGCGAAACCGCCGGCATCCCCTTTGGCGCACTGGTGGCCGAGCGGATGGCGCTGCCCATGACCTATGTGCGCAAGAAGCCCAAAGGCTACGGGCGCAACGCCCGCATCGAAGGTGTGATGACCGAAGGCCAGCGTGTTTTGCTGGTCGAGGATCTGACCACTGACGGCGGATCGAAGCTGTCTTTCGTCGATGCGATTCGCGAAACCGGCGCCACCTGCGGGCACACGGCGGTGATCTTCTACTATGGCATCTTCCCCGAAACCGAAAAGACCTTGGGCGATCATGGGGTTGCGCTGCACCACCTGTGCACATGGTGGGATGTGCTGGCCGAAGCCAAGGCACAGGGCACTTTTGATGATGCCACGCTGGAGGGCGTCGAAGCCTTCCTGAACGACCCGCGCGGCTGGCAGGAAGCGCATAAAAAGGCGTAA
- a CDS encoding replicative DNA helicase — MNEISSIQNAAPEVQAAETMPHSIEAEQQLLGAILTNNDIYDRVASIIGPHHFYDPVHARIYDIASARIAKNNLASPVTLKAFMEDDEGLKELGGPAYLARLAGAAISAFAVRDYAQMIYDLAVRRDLIQLGRDISAKAAKVDVASEPREQIVEAEQQLYKLAEQGQTESGFQSFLKAVTDAVNVANAAYQREGGLSGVSTGLIDMDKKLGGLHRSDLLILAGRPSMGKTSLATNIAFNVAKAYKRGILPDGSEGAIDGGVVGFYSLEMSAEQLAARILSEASEVPSEQIRRGDMTEAEFRRFVDAAKSLEACPLYIDDTPALPISQLAARARRLKRTHGLDVLMVDYLQLVRGTGKSENRVNEISEITMGLKAIAKELDIPVIALSQLSRQVESREDKRPQLSDLRESGSIEQDADVVMFVFREEYYKEREKPGDHDLEAMAKWQEEMERLHGRAEVVIGKQRHGPIGTVELSFEGRFTRFGNLVQPWQQSAGEQEF, encoded by the coding sequence ATGAACGAGATCAGCAGTATCCAGAACGCCGCGCCTGAGGTTCAGGCCGCCGAAACCATGCCGCATTCCATCGAGGCTGAACAACAGCTTCTGGGTGCGATTCTGACCAACAACGATATTTACGACCGTGTCGCCTCGATCATCGGGCCGCACCATTTTTACGACCCTGTGCACGCGCGCATCTACGACATCGCCTCGGCCCGTATTGCCAAGAACAACCTGGCCTCGCCGGTGACGCTCAAGGCGTTCATGGAAGACGACGAAGGCCTGAAAGAGCTGGGCGGCCCTGCCTATCTGGCCCGTCTTGCCGGTGCTGCGATCAGCGCCTTTGCGGTGCGTGACTATGCCCAGATGATTTATGATCTGGCGGTGCGGCGTGATCTGATCCAGCTTGGCCGCGACATCAGCGCCAAGGCGGCCAAGGTCGATGTGGCCTCCGAACCGCGCGAGCAGATCGTCGAGGCGGAACAGCAGCTGTACAAGCTGGCCGAACAGGGCCAGACCGAAAGCGGTTTCCAGTCGTTCCTGAAGGCGGTGACCGATGCGGTCAACGTCGCCAACGCTGCCTATCAGCGCGAGGGCGGTCTGTCTGGCGTTTCGACCGGGCTGATCGACATGGACAAGAAGCTGGGCGGGTTGCACCGGTCCGATCTGTTGATCCTTGCGGGGCGTCCGTCGATGGGGAAAACCTCGCTGGCGACCAACATCGCGTTCAACGTGGCCAAGGCGTACAAACGCGGCATCCTGCCCGACGGGTCAGAGGGCGCGATTGATGGCGGCGTGGTGGGCTTCTATTCGCTGGAGATGAGCGCCGAACAGCTGGCCGCGCGTATCCTGTCGGAAGCCTCGGAAGTGCCCAGCGAACAGATCCGCCGCGGCGACATGACCGAGGCCGAATTCCGCCGTTTCGTGGATGCAGCCAAGTCGCTGGAAGCCTGCCCGCTGTATATCGACGACACGCCTGCCCTGCCGATCAGCCAGCTTGCGGCGCGCGCGCGGCGGCTGAAACGGACGCACGGGCTGGACGTGCTGATGGTCGACTATTTGCAACTGGTGCGCGGCACCGGCAAATCCGAAAACCGGGTGAACGAGATTTCCGAGATCACCATGGGCCTGAAAGCCATCGCCAAGGAACTGGACATTCCGGTCATTGCCCTGTCGCAGCTGTCGCGTCAGGTGGAAAGCCGCGAAGACAAACGGCCCCAGCTGTCGGACCTGCGGGAATCGGGGTCGATCGAACAGGACGCCGACGTGGTGATGTTCGTGTTCCGCGAGGAATACTACAAGGAACGCGAAAAGCCCGGCGATCACGATCTGGAAGCGATGGCCAAGTGGCAGGAAGAAATGGAACGCCTGCACGGCCGCGCCGAGGTGGTGATCGGCAAGCAGCGTCACGGCCCCATTGGCACGGTCGAGCTGAGCTTTGAGGGACGGTTCACCCGCTTTGGCAACCTTGTACAGCCATGGCAGCAGAGCGCAGGCGAGCAGGAGTTTTAG